The following proteins are co-located in the Manihot esculenta cultivar AM560-2 chromosome 9, M.esculenta_v8, whole genome shotgun sequence genome:
- the LOC110622397 gene encoding uncharacterized protein LOC110622397 isoform X1: MIMMEEGSERTLMRSLQKEQERERRRIRDRQRRQSMTIEEREKHLARRRRNYQLRRQRAETARLDLRVNQNITTSSFSTMLATKSNDYSPMTSVSIFNAQCNVGLNSGHKNSVGLDIPSHKLAKLPRRLRLNHLKHLARSLDDPVDIPNNHVIVADLIIKGNANANSSCVPSKGLRLNCVKRLARSLKSDLEKATSENHQNKMEVEQNLLNGELQLQMLSMSNDGSKLVQTSSVRCGNEWLLPL; encoded by the exons atGATCATGATGGAGGAGGGATCAGAGAGGACATTGATGAGGAGCTTGCAGAAGGAGCAAGAAAGAGAACGGCGTCGTATTAGGGATAGGCAGAGAAGACAATCCATGACTATTGAAGAGAGGGAGAAACATCTTGCTAGACGCCGAAGAAACTATCAACTCCGCCGTCAGAGAGCAGAAACTGCCCGCTTGGACCTTCGAGTTAATCAAAATATCACTACCTCCTCCTTCTCCACCATGCTCGCAACCAAAAGTAACGATTACTCACCAATGACTTCTGTCTCCATTTTTAATGCACAATGCAATGTTGGTCTCAACTCAGGGCACAAAAATTCTGTGG GTTTGGATATTCCATCTCATAAATTAGCTAAATTACCAAGAAGATTGCGCCTAAACCATTTGAAACATTTGGCGAGATCACTGGATGATCCTGTAGATATTCCTAATAATCACGTAATTGTTGCAGATTTGATCATTAAGGGAAATGCAAATGCAAATTCCAGTT GTGTTCCTTCTAAAGGATTGCGATTAAATTGTGTTAAACGACTTGCCCGGTCATTAAAATCCGATCTTGAAAAGGCTACTagtgaaaatcatcaaaacaaaatggAAG TGGAGCAAAATTTGTTAAACGGGGAACTCCAGCTTCAGATGCTCAGTATGAGCAATGATGGGTCCAAACTGGTTCAAACTTCCAGTGTGCGATGTGGAAATGAATGGCTTTTGCCTCTCTGA
- the LOC110622397 gene encoding uncharacterized protein LOC110622397 isoform X2 — MIMMEEGSERTLMRSLQKEQERERRRIRDRQRRQSMTIEEREKHLARRRRNYQLRRQRAETARLDLRVNQNITTSSFSTMLATKSNDYSPMTSVSIFNAQCNVGLNSGHKNSVDLIIKGNANANSSCVPSKGLRLNCVKRLARSLKSDLEKATSENHQNKMEVEQNLLNGELQLQMLSMSNDGSKLVQTSSVRCGNEWLLPL, encoded by the exons atGATCATGATGGAGGAGGGATCAGAGAGGACATTGATGAGGAGCTTGCAGAAGGAGCAAGAAAGAGAACGGCGTCGTATTAGGGATAGGCAGAGAAGACAATCCATGACTATTGAAGAGAGGGAGAAACATCTTGCTAGACGCCGAAGAAACTATCAACTCCGCCGTCAGAGAGCAGAAACTGCCCGCTTGGACCTTCGAGTTAATCAAAATATCACTACCTCCTCCTTCTCCACCATGCTCGCAACCAAAAGTAACGATTACTCACCAATGACTTCTGTCTCCATTTTTAATGCACAATGCAATGTTGGTCTCAACTCAGGGCACAAAAATTCTGTGG ATTTGATCATTAAGGGAAATGCAAATGCAAATTCCAGTT GTGTTCCTTCTAAAGGATTGCGATTAAATTGTGTTAAACGACTTGCCCGGTCATTAAAATCCGATCTTGAAAAGGCTACTagtgaaaatcatcaaaacaaaatggAAG TGGAGCAAAATTTGTTAAACGGGGAACTCCAGCTTCAGATGCTCAGTATGAGCAATGATGGGTCCAAACTGGTTCAAACTTCCAGTGTGCGATGTGGAAATGAATGGCTTTTGCCTCTCTGA